The following are from one region of the Geoalkalibacter subterraneus genome:
- the fusA gene encoding elongation factor G: MARKVPLQKTRNIGIMAHIDAGKTTTTERILFYTGVSHKLGEVHDGAATMDWMAQEQERGITITSAATTCFWKDHRVNIIDTPGHVDFTIEVERSLRVLDGAVAVFCSVGGVEPQSETVWRQADKYRVPRMAFVNKMDRVGADFGRGLQMMIDRLGANPLPLQLPIGKEDGFRGLVDLVEMRAIVWDDESLGAKFEVIDIPAEMEDEAREAREKLLEEISSHDDVLMEKYLGGEELAVDEIKRGIRKGTLDLAFVPVLCGSAFKNKGVQTLLDAVVDYMPSPVDVPPIKGIDPDSGEEITRPADDSGPFAALAFKIMTDPFVGQLTFFRVYSGIAESGASVMNTTKLKKERFGRLLKMHANKREEIKEVYSGDIAAAVGLKFTSTGDTLCDDKSPCLLEAMEFPEPVISIAVEPKTKSDQEKMSVALGKLTQEDPSLRVHTDEETGQTIISGMGELHLDIVIDRMLREFKVAANVGAPQVAYRETITKPVEVEGKFVRQSGGRGQYGHCWLKIEPLEPGSGFEFVDQIKGGVIPREYIPAVGKGAEEAAQNGVIAGFPMVDVKVVVFDGSYHDVDSSEMAFKIAGSMGFKEGVAKASPVLLEPVMAVEVVVPEEYMGDVMGDLNSRRGRVMGMDTRGGAQVISAQVPLANMFGYATDLRSATQGRATYTMVFDHYEQVPKAIADEVIAKTKG, encoded by the coding sequence GTGGCACGTAAGGTACCCCTTCAGAAAACCCGAAATATCGGGATAATGGCGCATATTGATGCCGGCAAGACAACCACCACTGAGCGTATCCTGTTTTATACGGGTGTGTCTCATAAGCTTGGTGAGGTTCATGACGGCGCTGCAACCATGGACTGGATGGCGCAGGAGCAGGAGCGCGGTATTACGATTACCTCCGCTGCGACAACCTGTTTCTGGAAAGACCATCGCGTCAATATCATCGATACGCCTGGGCACGTAGATTTTACCATTGAGGTTGAGCGTTCTCTGCGCGTTCTTGATGGGGCTGTGGCTGTGTTTTGCTCGGTCGGCGGTGTTGAGCCCCAGTCTGAAACCGTCTGGCGTCAGGCTGACAAGTACCGCGTGCCTCGTATGGCATTCGTCAACAAAATGGACCGCGTCGGTGCCGACTTCGGGCGAGGGCTGCAGATGATGATCGATCGTCTTGGGGCCAATCCTCTGCCTCTGCAGTTGCCTATCGGCAAAGAAGATGGCTTCCGGGGTCTTGTTGACCTGGTGGAGATGCGTGCCATTGTGTGGGATGACGAGTCGTTGGGAGCCAAGTTTGAGGTCATCGACATTCCTGCTGAAATGGAAGACGAGGCCCGGGAGGCCCGCGAAAAGCTGCTTGAAGAGATTTCTTCCCACGATGATGTGTTGATGGAGAAGTATCTTGGCGGCGAAGAGCTTGCTGTTGACGAGATCAAGCGCGGTATCCGTAAGGGCACTCTTGATCTGGCATTTGTTCCGGTTCTCTGCGGGAGCGCTTTTAAAAACAAGGGCGTCCAGACGCTTCTCGACGCCGTTGTAGACTATATGCCTTCGCCTGTTGATGTGCCCCCCATCAAGGGAATTGATCCCGACAGTGGTGAGGAGATCACGCGGCCGGCAGATGACAGCGGTCCTTTCGCGGCATTGGCTTTCAAGATTATGACCGACCCTTTTGTCGGACAACTGACCTTCTTCCGTGTTTATTCGGGGATCGCGGAATCCGGCGCCAGTGTTATGAATACGACCAAGCTTAAAAAAGAGCGCTTTGGTCGTCTGCTGAAAATGCACGCCAACAAGCGAGAAGAGATCAAGGAAGTCTATTCCGGGGATATTGCTGCTGCTGTCGGTCTTAAGTTTACCTCGACCGGCGACACCCTGTGTGATGATAAGTCACCATGTCTTCTTGAGGCGATGGAGTTTCCTGAGCCGGTCATCAGTATTGCGGTTGAGCCGAAGACTAAGAGCGACCAGGAGAAGATGAGCGTCGCGCTTGGCAAGCTGACTCAGGAGGACCCCTCGCTTCGGGTGCATACTGACGAAGAGACGGGACAGACCATCATCTCCGGCATGGGCGAGTTGCATCTCGATATTGTTATCGATCGCATGTTGCGCGAGTTCAAGGTTGCGGCAAATGTCGGCGCACCCCAGGTTGCCTATCGCGAAACGATCACCAAGCCTGTCGAGGTTGAAGGTAAGTTCGTGCGCCAGTCCGGCGGCCGCGGGCAATATGGCCATTGCTGGCTGAAGATCGAGCCGCTTGAGCCCGGGTCAGGATTCGAGTTTGTCGATCAGATCAAGGGTGGTGTTATTCCTCGTGAATACATCCCTGCAGTTGGGAAGGGTGCCGAAGAGGCCGCACAGAATGGCGTCATTGCCGGGTTCCCCATGGTCGACGTAAAAGTGGTTGTTTTTGACGGTTCTTATCACGATGTCGACTCTTCGGAGATGGCGTTCAAGATTGCCGGTTCGATGGGCTTTAAGGAAGGTGTTGCCAAGGCATCGCCTGTTTTGCTCGAGCCTGTCATGGCAGTCGAGGTTGTTGTCCCTGAGGAATATATGGGGGACGTAATGGGTGATCTGAACAGCCGTCGCGGTCGTGTCATGGGTATGGATACTCGTGGCGGAGCGCAGGTTATTTCGGCCCAGGTCCCTCTGGCGAACATGTTTGGCTATGCAACCGATCTGCGCAGTGCCACACAGGGGCGTGCGACTTACACAATGGTTTTCGATCATTACGAGCAAGTGCCCAAAGCGATTGCCGACGAAGTCATCGCTAAAACAAAGGGCTGA
- the rpsG gene encoding 30S ribosomal protein S7 translates to MPRRREVGKREILPDPKFGDLLVAKFINAVMLDGKKSVAESIVYGALELAAERSGEEPIEIFRKAVENVRPVLEVKSRRVGGATYQVPVEVRSDRRNALALRWVKTYAAARGEKTMRERLAGELLDAMNGRGASVKKREDTHRMAEANKAFAHYRW, encoded by the coding sequence ATGCCGAGAAGAAGAGAAGTTGGAAAGCGGGAGATTCTCCCGGATCCCAAGTTCGGGGATCTGCTGGTTGCCAAGTTTATCAATGCCGTGATGCTCGACGGAAAGAAGAGCGTCGCTGAGTCTATTGTTTATGGTGCGTTGGAGTTGGCTGCCGAGCGCAGCGGTGAGGAGCCGATCGAGATCTTCCGCAAGGCGGTAGAAAACGTGCGTCCCGTGCTCGAGGTCAAATCCCGTCGTGTCGGCGGTGCGACTTACCAGGTCCCGGTCGAGGTTCGATCCGACCGTCGCAATGCGCTTGCATTGCGCTGGGTCAAGACCTATGCGGCTGCTCGTGGTGAGAAGACCATGCGCGAGCGTCTGGCTGGCGAATTGCTCGATGCCATGAATGGCCGCGGGGCGTCGGTCAAGAAGCGTGAGGACACGCATCGCATGGCCGAAGCCAACAAGGCTTTTGCCCATTATCGCTGGTAG
- the rpsL gene encoding 30S ribosomal protein S12 translates to MPTINQLIRNGRLKKEKKSTAPALKNNPQKRGVCTRVYTTTPKKPNSALRKVARVRLTNGIVVTSYIPGVGHNLQEHSVVLIRGGRVKDLPGVRYHIVRGALDLAGVKDRKQGRSKYGAKRPK, encoded by the coding sequence ATGCCAACGATTAATCAGTTGATCCGCAACGGCCGCCTGAAGAAGGAAAAGAAATCCACGGCGCCTGCGTTGAAAAACAATCCGCAGAAGCGCGGGGTCTGTACGCGCGTCTATACCACGACTCCGAAGAAGCCTAACTCGGCCTTGCGCAAGGTCGCGCGTGTGCGTCTGACAAACGGCATTGTTGTGACCTCCTATATTCCCGGCGTAGGGCATAACCTTCAGGAGCACTCCGTGGTCCTGATTCGTGGCGGTCGTGTCAAGGACCTTCCCGGTGTTCGTTATCACATTGTGCGCGGCGCTCTGGATTTGGCCGGGGTCAAGGATCGCAAGCAGGGTCGTTCCAAGTACGGCGCCAAGCGTCCGAAGTAA
- the rpoC gene encoding DNA-directed RNA polymerase subunit beta', protein MEDIFSLSERPKDPLSFNAIRLSISSPEKIRERSFGEVKKPETINYRTFKPERDGLFCAKIFGPTKDYECNCGKYKRMKHRGIVCEKCGVEVIPSKVRRERLGHIDLACPVAHIWFLKSLPSRIGTLLDMTLKELEKVLYFEAYVVLDGGDTDLQQGQLLTEDKYREAMEEFAGQFSAGMGAESIRELLMQLELEELGVSLRQEMKDAASEAKRKKVAKRLKVVEAFRASGNRPEWMILETIPVLPPELRPLVPLDGGRFATSDLNDLYRRVINRNNRLKRLIELRAPEVIIRNEKRMLQESVDALFDNGRRGRAITGPNKRPLKSLSDMLKGKGGRFRQNLLGKRVDYSGRSVIVVGPELKMHQCGLPKKMALELFKPFIYNKLEEKGFCTTIKSAKKLVEKEKPEVWDVLDEVIKEHPVMLNRAPTLHRLGIQAFEPVLIEGKAIQLHPLVCTAFNADFDGDQMAVHLPLSIESQLEARVLMMSTNNILSPANGKPIIVPSQDMVLGLYYMTRERVFAQGEGKLFADPEEVRVAYDAGAVDLQARIKVRISPAVGEAPQLTETTVGRILLREVVPEGIAFEHINRVLGKKQVGELIDVCFRACGNKDTVILADRLKETGYKFSTMAGISICLDDMHIPSSKEERINKAVEEVKEIQQQYTEGLITDGERYNKVIDIWAKCAEEIGQTMLDNLSVDVLTSESGETVKAPSFNAIHMMADSGARGSAQQIRQLAGMRGLMAKPSGEIIETPITANFREGLTVLQYFISTHGARKGLADTALKTANSGYLTRRLVDVAQDAIITEDDCGTLDGITIASLTEGGEVIEPLGDRILGRVALEDVLDPMTGDVLVEANSEIDEALVDKIADAGIERIKIRSVLTCQSRRGVCALCYGRDLAHGHMVNLGEAIGVIAAQSIGEPGTQLTMRTFHVGGTASRRAEQTTLEARFEGSLKYIRLNTVEDEFGHHVVMNRNGELAVVDESGRERERYGVVYGAKIPIADGGEVKPGALLAEWDPYTIPILTEVAGRVRFGDMIEGITMEEQLDEVTGLSRKVIIESKDPDKRPRITLKDEDGKTVKMPNGAAARYMLPVGANIVVSDDCLVKAGAVLAKMPRETTKTKDITGGLPRVAELFEARKPKEYAIISEIDGQVSFGKDSKGKRKVIVTPEFGEPKEYLIPKGKHISVHEGDHVRAGELLMDGSSNPHDILKVLGEKELAKYLVDEVQEVYRLQGVKINDKHIETIVRQMLRRVRIKEVGDTRFLLDDQVDRYEFEDENNKALAEGRAPAVGEPLMLGITKASLSTESFISAASFQETTKVLTQAAIEGKIDFLRGLKENVIMGRLIPAGTGVAKYRSVKLLIEEPEEVEEVFELDDVGEEEPLGE, encoded by the coding sequence TTGGAAGATATTTTCAGCCTCTCTGAACGTCCGAAGGATCCGTTGAGTTTCAACGCTATCCGGCTCAGTATTTCTTCCCCGGAGAAGATTCGCGAACGTTCTTTCGGTGAAGTTAAGAAACCCGAGACCATCAATTACCGGACTTTCAAGCCCGAACGTGACGGTCTTTTCTGCGCCAAAATTTTTGGACCTACCAAGGACTACGAATGTAATTGCGGCAAATACAAGCGCATGAAGCATCGTGGTATCGTTTGCGAAAAGTGCGGCGTGGAGGTGATCCCCAGCAAGGTTCGGCGTGAGCGTCTCGGGCATATTGATCTGGCCTGCCCGGTTGCCCATATCTGGTTCCTCAAGTCACTGCCTTCCAGAATCGGTACGCTGCTGGACATGACATTGAAGGAACTGGAGAAAGTTCTCTACTTCGAGGCCTATGTCGTTCTTGACGGTGGCGATACCGATCTGCAGCAGGGTCAGTTGTTAACCGAGGACAAGTATCGTGAGGCCATGGAGGAATTTGCCGGTCAATTCTCTGCCGGCATGGGAGCCGAGTCGATCCGCGAACTGCTCATGCAGCTCGAACTTGAAGAGTTGGGCGTTTCCCTGCGTCAGGAGATGAAAGATGCGGCCAGCGAGGCCAAGCGCAAGAAAGTCGCCAAGCGCCTCAAGGTCGTGGAGGCTTTTCGTGCCAGCGGGAATCGCCCCGAGTGGATGATTCTGGAGACTATCCCGGTGCTGCCTCCCGAGCTGCGCCCGCTCGTTCCTCTTGACGGAGGACGTTTTGCGACTTCCGACCTCAACGACCTCTATCGAAGAGTCATCAATCGTAACAACCGTCTTAAGCGGTTGATCGAACTGCGCGCACCCGAAGTCATCATCCGCAATGAAAAGCGGATGCTGCAGGAGTCGGTTGACGCCCTGTTCGACAACGGTCGCCGCGGCAGGGCGATCACCGGACCCAACAAGCGTCCGTTGAAGTCCCTGTCCGACATGCTCAAGGGTAAGGGTGGACGTTTTCGCCAGAACCTGCTCGGCAAGCGCGTCGATTATTCAGGCCGTTCCGTTATCGTTGTCGGCCCTGAACTCAAGATGCACCAGTGCGGTCTTCCCAAGAAGATGGCGCTCGAACTGTTCAAGCCTTTTATCTACAACAAGCTTGAAGAAAAAGGGTTCTGCACGACCATCAAGAGCGCCAAGAAACTGGTCGAGAAGGAAAAACCCGAGGTCTGGGACGTGCTTGACGAGGTGATCAAAGAGCACCCCGTTATGCTTAACCGCGCACCCACACTGCACCGTCTTGGTATCCAGGCCTTTGAGCCCGTGCTGATCGAGGGCAAGGCGATCCAACTCCACCCGCTGGTCTGTACCGCATTCAATGCCGACTTCGACGGCGACCAGATGGCGGTCCATCTGCCCCTCTCTATCGAAAGTCAGCTTGAGGCCCGCGTGTTGATGATGTCGACCAATAACATCCTCTCGCCTGCCAACGGTAAGCCGATTATTGTACCATCTCAGGATATGGTGCTCGGTCTGTATTATATGACCCGGGAGCGAGTTTTCGCCCAGGGCGAGGGGAAGCTGTTCGCTGATCCCGAAGAGGTGCGCGTGGCCTATGACGCCGGCGCCGTGGATCTTCAGGCGCGCATCAAGGTTCGCATTTCGCCCGCTGTCGGTGAAGCCCCGCAACTGACCGAGACCACCGTCGGGCGCATCCTGCTGCGTGAAGTTGTTCCTGAGGGGATTGCCTTCGAGCATATCAATCGCGTCCTCGGCAAAAAGCAGGTCGGTGAGCTGATAGATGTCTGCTTCCGTGCCTGCGGCAACAAGGATACGGTTATTCTTGCCGACCGCCTCAAGGAGACCGGTTACAAGTTTTCCACCATGGCCGGCATCTCGATCTGTCTCGACGACATGCATATCCCTTCCTCCAAAGAGGAACGAATCAATAAAGCGGTTGAGGAGGTCAAGGAGATTCAGCAACAGTACACCGAAGGCCTGATTACCGATGGCGAGCGCTACAACAAGGTTATCGACATCTGGGCCAAGTGTGCTGAGGAGATCGGGCAGACCATGCTCGACAACCTGTCGGTTGATGTTCTGACGTCTGAATCCGGTGAAACGGTTAAAGCTCCCTCTTTCAATGCCATTCATATGATGGCCGACTCGGGAGCCCGCGGCAGCGCCCAGCAGATTCGCCAGCTGGCCGGCATGCGCGGCCTGATGGCCAAGCCGTCCGGTGAGATCATCGAAACTCCGATCACGGCCAATTTCCGTGAGGGCCTGACGGTGCTCCAGTACTTCATCTCTACCCATGGTGCTCGTAAGGGTCTTGCGGATACGGCGCTCAAGACCGCTAACTCCGGTTATCTGACGCGTCGTCTTGTCGATGTGGCGCAGGATGCTATTATCACTGAAGACGACTGCGGGACTCTTGACGGGATAACTATAGCGTCACTGACCGAAGGTGGCGAGGTGATCGAGCCTCTGGGTGATCGTATCCTTGGGCGCGTTGCTCTTGAAGACGTTCTTGATCCGATGACCGGCGACGTCCTGGTGGAAGCCAACAGCGAGATTGACGAAGCGCTGGTGGACAAGATCGCCGACGCGGGGATCGAGAGAATCAAGATCCGCTCCGTTCTCACCTGCCAGAGCAGGCGGGGGGTTTGCGCCCTGTGCTATGGGCGCGATCTGGCGCATGGCCACATGGTTAACCTCGGCGAAGCGATCGGCGTTATCGCCGCTCAGTCCATCGGGGAGCCCGGTACCCAGCTGACCATGCGGACCTTCCACGTCGGTGGTACGGCATCCCGGCGTGCTGAGCAGACCACCCTTGAGGCACGCTTTGAAGGAAGTCTCAAGTACATCCGTCTCAATACGGTCGAAGATGAATTCGGCCACCACGTCGTTATGAACCGCAATGGCGAGTTGGCGGTTGTGGACGAGTCTGGACGTGAACGTGAACGTTATGGCGTCGTTTACGGCGCCAAGATCCCCATTGCAGACGGAGGCGAAGTCAAGCCTGGTGCTCTGCTGGCAGAATGGGACCCCTACACCATTCCGATCCTTACCGAAGTTGCAGGTCGCGTGCGTTTCGGCGACATGATCGAGGGGATTACCATGGAGGAGCAGCTCGATGAGGTCACCGGCCTTTCGCGCAAGGTGATTATCGAGTCAAAGGATCCCGACAAGCGGCCGCGCATTACGCTCAAGGACGAGGACGGTAAAACCGTCAAGATGCCCAACGGCGCAGCGGCTCGTTACATGCTGCCGGTCGGAGCGAATATTGTTGTTTCCGATGATTGCTTAGTCAAGGCAGGTGCTGTTCTTGCCAAGATGCCCCGCGAAACCACCAAGACCAAGGATATTACCGGCGGTCTGCCGCGGGTTGCCGAACTCTTCGAGGCCCGCAAGCCCAAAGAGTACGCGATTATTTCCGAGATCGACGGCCAGGTTTCATTCGGCAAGGACTCCAAGGGCAAGCGCAAGGTCATTGTCACGCCGGAGTTCGGTGAACCGAAAGAGTACTTGATTCCCAAAGGTAAACACATCAGCGTGCATGAGGGCGATCATGTTCGCGCCGGCGAATTGCTGATGGACGGCTCGAGCAATCCCCACGACATCTTGAAGGTGTTGGGCGAGAAAGAGCTTGCCAAGTATCTTGTTGACGAGGTGCAGGAGGTTTACCGCCTGCAGGGGGTCAAGATCAACGACAAGCATATCGAGACCATCGTACGGCAGATGTTGCGGCGTGTCCGCATCAAAGAAGTCGGCGACACCCGCTTCCTGCTCGATGACCAGGTTGACCGGTACGAGTTTGAAGACGAAAACAACAAGGCCTTGGCTGAAGGGAGGGCGCCGGCTGTTGGTGAACCGCTCATGCTCGGCATTACCAAGGCATCGCTGTCGACCGAATCTTTCATCTCCGCTGCTTCGTTCCAGGAGACCACCAAGGTTCTGACCCAGGCGGCTATCGAGGGTAAGATCGACTTCCTGCGCGGCCTGAAGGAGAACGTCATTATGGGGCGCCTGATCCCTGCCGGAACAGGGGTCGCCAAGTACCGTTCAGTCAAGCTCCTGATAGAGGAACCGGAAGAAGTCGAAGAGGTTTTCGAATTGGACGATGTCGGGGAGGAGGAACCCCTCGGCGAATAA